The following are from one region of the Microbacterium sp. BK668 genome:
- a CDS encoding sugar phosphate isomerase/epimerase — protein MSLPVLLPDALRSTESGFALRVSLPWIRSLPLASVADLGVVIDGEPVDVVVALERHRVAPSALVFESGWWFVQNRLVLEGRRMLRPGLRDVSVSFTLAVPYLQAGPAGPLTLPFRADAALALDASAEASGSAPSGTWSRHRILTPDPDASAALIRDERVDPRPAIGEAGWDLGASAFNWTREVIRAERPATDIAVGIVGSGIASTIEVEPGQLWRSFPQPSDAEIDALAARLAGAGGRVSVVGGSLDDWALPVRRRSLEERAAFLEPQLRAAARLGARGVRVPFGQAGGELLRRLQPVLAKLDVVLYEEIQGQQSLDVPGNAENLELLASLDDPRIRVLIDISMLMPALPPSYLEELRAGGVGDALLDRLEDDWRSPQTHAAVLAALRGGEVPPAVHTLFMNLLVRFGRSSVADLEPLLPLTAGVHLKFWDLDDADRRVSRPIADIGAALVRSGFRGTLTSEWGGNEWLGDDPAAMTRAHLALARRALAEASVPSAH, from the coding sequence ATGTCGCTGCCCGTCCTGCTCCCCGACGCCCTCCGCTCGACCGAGTCCGGATTCGCCCTGCGGGTGAGCCTGCCGTGGATCCGCTCCCTTCCCCTCGCGAGCGTCGCCGATCTCGGCGTGGTCATCGACGGCGAGCCCGTCGATGTCGTCGTCGCGCTCGAACGGCATCGGGTCGCACCGTCCGCCCTCGTGTTCGAGTCCGGGTGGTGGTTCGTGCAGAACCGGCTCGTCCTCGAAGGGCGACGGATGCTGCGCCCCGGGCTGCGAGACGTCTCGGTGTCGTTCACGCTGGCCGTGCCGTATCTGCAGGCCGGTCCCGCGGGCCCGCTGACCCTGCCGTTCCGCGCCGACGCGGCGCTCGCGCTGGACGCGTCGGCCGAGGCATCCGGCTCCGCTCCCTCCGGGACGTGGTCTCGGCATCGGATCCTGACACCGGATCCGGATGCCTCGGCGGCGTTGATCCGAGACGAGCGCGTCGATCCGCGACCGGCGATCGGCGAGGCCGGCTGGGATCTCGGCGCGAGCGCGTTCAACTGGACGCGCGAGGTCATCCGCGCCGAGCGGCCGGCGACGGACATCGCCGTCGGCATCGTCGGAAGCGGCATCGCCTCGACCATCGAGGTCGAGCCGGGCCAGCTCTGGCGCTCCTTCCCGCAGCCGTCCGACGCGGAGATCGACGCTCTGGCCGCGCGTCTCGCGGGCGCCGGCGGGCGCGTGAGCGTCGTGGGCGGCAGCCTCGACGACTGGGCGCTGCCCGTGCGTCGCCGCTCGCTCGAGGAGCGGGCGGCGTTCCTGGAGCCGCAGCTGCGCGCCGCCGCCCGGCTGGGCGCCCGGGGTGTGCGGGTGCCGTTCGGGCAGGCAGGAGGCGAGCTGCTGCGCCGACTCCAGCCGGTCCTCGCCAAGCTCGACGTCGTGCTCTACGAGGAGATCCAAGGTCAGCAGAGTCTCGATGTGCCGGGGAACGCCGAGAATCTCGAGCTGCTCGCGTCGCTCGACGATCCGCGGATCCGTGTGCTCATCGACATCAGCATGCTCATGCCCGCGCTTCCCCCGAGCTACCTCGAGGAGCTGCGCGCCGGAGGTGTCGGCGACGCGCTGCTGGACCGGCTCGAGGACGACTGGCGCTCACCGCAGACGCACGCGGCCGTCCTCGCCGCGCTGCGCGGCGGCGAGGTGCCCCCCGCCGTGCACACGCTCTTCATGAATCTGCTCGTGCGCTTCGGCCGCTCGTCGGTCGCCGACCTCGAGCCCCTGCTCCCGCTCACCGCCGGCGTACACCTGAAGTTCTGGGACCTGGATGACGCGGACCGCCGCGTGTCGCGCCCCATCGCCGACATCGGCGCGGCCCTGGTGCGCAGCGGCTTCCGCGGCACGCTGACCAGCGAGTGGGGCGGCAACGAGTGGCTCGGGGACGACCCCGCCGCGATGACCCGCGCGCACCTCGCGCTCGCGCGCAGGGCTCTCGCGGAGGCGTCCGTTCCCTCCGCGCACTGA
- a CDS encoding ROK family protein: MAKESTLRFGAQTDEVTSLLRIVNMVRTHEASTRPEIGRVTGLGRGVVTQRVDQAIDMGFLEDGEFGPSSGGRAPRTLRFRSDQGRIVVCALGALHIHVGVALLEGDIIDETHRAWDVSRGPAETLDTAMSMLDELLARTPDVPIWGVAVGVPGPVDFLTGRPVAPPIMPGWNGFDVRRKFEQRYDAPVWVDNDVNLLALNERARRRDEHADLIYCKIGTGIGAGLLSQGRLHRGANGAAGDIGHVRVRDSDVPCRCGKVGCLEAVAGGWALVRDAEQAIADGATGYLARAAQTGEAITPERISMAAEDGDAVAIALVQRSARVMGESIAALVNMFNPSTIVVGGAVPAAGEIFLAEVRHRVYELSLPLATRDLTIAQSVNDVREPLRGGAEMVREQLFDATFPRWFADGRPTVQGIFSVAA; encoded by the coding sequence ATGGCCAAGGAGTCCACACTGCGCTTCGGCGCGCAGACCGACGAAGTGACGAGCCTGCTGCGCATCGTGAACATGGTGCGCACGCACGAGGCATCCACCCGGCCCGAGATCGGGCGTGTGACAGGCCTCGGGCGCGGGGTCGTGACGCAGCGCGTCGATCAGGCCATCGATATGGGGTTCCTCGAAGACGGGGAGTTCGGTCCCTCCTCGGGCGGCCGCGCGCCGCGCACTCTGCGCTTCCGCAGCGATCAGGGTCGCATCGTCGTGTGCGCGCTCGGGGCCCTTCACATCCACGTGGGGGTCGCGCTCCTCGAGGGCGACATCATCGACGAGACGCACCGCGCGTGGGACGTCTCCCGGGGGCCGGCAGAGACCCTCGACACCGCCATGTCGATGCTCGACGAACTGCTCGCCCGTACGCCCGATGTGCCCATCTGGGGCGTGGCCGTGGGCGTTCCCGGCCCCGTCGACTTCCTCACGGGCCGACCGGTGGCACCGCCCATCATGCCGGGATGGAACGGGTTCGACGTGCGTCGCAAGTTCGAGCAGCGCTACGACGCGCCGGTGTGGGTCGACAACGATGTGAACCTCCTCGCACTCAACGAGCGGGCGCGCCGTCGGGACGAGCACGCCGATCTCATCTACTGCAAGATCGGCACGGGCATCGGCGCCGGGCTGCTCTCGCAGGGACGCCTCCATCGGGGGGCGAACGGGGCCGCAGGCGACATCGGCCACGTGCGCGTGCGCGACTCCGACGTGCCGTGCCGCTGCGGGAAGGTCGGATGCCTCGAGGCGGTCGCGGGCGGCTGGGCCCTCGTCCGCGACGCCGAGCAGGCGATCGCCGACGGCGCGACGGGGTACCTCGCGCGCGCGGCACAGACCGGCGAGGCCATCACGCCGGAGCGGATCTCGATGGCCGCCGAAGACGGAGACGCCGTCGCGATCGCCCTCGTTCAGCGGTCGGCTCGCGTGATGGGCGAGTCCATCGCGGCCCTCGTCAACATGTTCAACCCCAGCACGATCGTGGTGGGCGGGGCCGTTCCGGCGGCGGGCGAGATCTTCCTGGCCGAGGTGCGCCATCGGGTCTACGAGCTTTCGCTGCCGCTCGCGACCCGCGACCTCACCATCGCGCAGTCGGTTAACGACGTGCGCGAGCCCCTGCGCGGCGGAGCCGAGATGGTGCGCGAGCAGCTCTTCGACGCGACGTTCCCGCGGTGGTTCGCCGACGGGCGGCCGACGGTGCAGGGAATCTTCTCGGTCGCGGCGTGA
- a CDS encoding Gfo/Idh/MocA family oxidoreductase, with translation MMPHGVGVIGAGPGVAALHLPTIARLADRFRVVHVSDAGSGRAATLAARADARASSGTAELLADPAVEVVAICSPPGDHAAQILASVAAGKRAILCEKPLATTVADAEKVIEACRRAGIPLVVGTNHYYDPAWGRARHHLTVSGGPVVSISVTLALPPNSRYHDVVTEAFEPSPARPRADLADPVVAAGVVRALLTGLAIHDLPLVRDLAPRFERIVFARALAPVGYAVGFVASGIPVQLTTVMLPDGADALWRLTVTTDRDRLDVDFPPAFVHAGSASVRVRTIDGRDTAYAREHDDGYVAEWRALAELVEFGEPVEYEELLDDVRYALRLADEAAAVVSTAGLVEVSA, from the coding sequence ATGATGCCTCATGGAGTCGGCGTGATCGGAGCGGGGCCAGGCGTCGCGGCCCTGCACCTGCCGACCATTGCGCGCCTGGCCGACCGGTTCCGTGTCGTCCACGTCTCCGACGCGGGGAGCGGACGCGCGGCGACCCTGGCGGCCCGCGCCGATGCCCGGGCGTCGAGCGGTACGGCGGAACTGCTCGCCGATCCGGCCGTCGAGGTCGTCGCCATCTGCAGTCCTCCTGGCGACCACGCTGCCCAGATCCTCGCGAGCGTCGCGGCAGGCAAGCGCGCGATCCTCTGCGAGAAGCCCCTCGCGACGACGGTCGCCGACGCGGAGAAGGTGATCGAGGCCTGCCGTCGAGCGGGCATCCCGCTCGTCGTGGGAACCAACCACTACTACGACCCAGCGTGGGGGCGGGCGCGTCATCACCTCACCGTGTCCGGAGGGCCCGTCGTATCGATCTCGGTGACTCTCGCCCTGCCACCGAACAGCCGGTATCACGACGTCGTCACGGAGGCGTTCGAACCGTCGCCTGCGCGACCGAGAGCCGACCTCGCCGATCCCGTCGTCGCCGCAGGAGTCGTGCGGGCTCTGCTGACGGGTCTCGCGATCCACGATCTGCCGCTCGTGCGCGACCTCGCGCCCCGGTTCGAGCGGATCGTGTTCGCGCGGGCTCTCGCGCCCGTGGGCTACGCGGTCGGGTTCGTCGCGAGCGGCATCCCCGTGCAGCTCACGACCGTCATGCTCCCCGACGGGGCCGACGCACTGTGGCGCCTCACCGTCACGACCGACCGCGACCGGCTCGACGTGGACTTCCCGCCCGCCTTCGTGCACGCCGGCAGCGCCTCGGTGCGCGTCCGCACGATCGACGGCCGCGACACGGCCTATGCGCGCGAGCACGACGACGGGTACGTCGCCGAATGGCGCGCTCTGGCCGAGCTTGTCGAGTTCGGCGAGCCGGTGGAGTACGAGGAGCTGCTCGACGACGTGCGTTATGCGCTCCGGCTGGCAGACGAAGCCGCGGCCGTCGTGTCGACTGCGGGGCTCGTGGAGGTCTCCGCATGA
- a CDS encoding VOC family protein, with protein MIKLLSHLSYVAITSPDVEASVDFYVNQVGLTVVDRVDGAVYLRCWGDYYAYSVVVLPGDEPSLDTAAWRTSSPEALEEAARRIEAAGVQGEWVDVHKIGRAYRFTGPFGHTLTLHWDVTRHKDTEGDAASIYPDRPSRRSKVAGAPRQLDHVTVATSDVDAFVKWYVDVLGFRFMARTVLDEAPISVFSVLTTNEKSHDLGVVLDGSTRAGRVNHYAFWVDTREELLIAADILGENGYPIEYGPSIHGIGEQNFLYYREPSTLRIELNTGGYRNYVPDWDAQTWRPSQGSNNFYRNSVMPMSMTESFPPADGPSATEEGVPDEIRDALINPYAKHGQG; from the coding sequence ATGATCAAGCTGCTCTCGCACTTGTCGTACGTGGCGATCACGTCACCGGATGTCGAGGCATCCGTCGACTTCTACGTCAACCAGGTCGGACTCACGGTCGTCGACCGCGTCGACGGCGCCGTGTACCTCCGCTGCTGGGGCGACTACTACGCGTACTCGGTCGTGGTGCTGCCGGGCGACGAGCCGTCGCTCGACACCGCGGCGTGGCGCACCTCGAGCCCCGAGGCGCTCGAGGAGGCGGCGAGGCGCATCGAGGCCGCCGGCGTCCAGGGCGAGTGGGTCGACGTGCACAAGATCGGCCGCGCCTACCGGTTCACCGGCCCCTTCGGCCACACGCTGACGCTGCACTGGGACGTCACCCGTCACAAGGACACCGAGGGCGACGCCGCGTCGATCTACCCCGACCGCCCTTCGCGCCGCAGCAAGGTCGCCGGCGCACCGCGACAGCTCGACCACGTCACCGTCGCCACGAGCGACGTCGACGCCTTCGTTAAGTGGTACGTCGACGTGCTCGGGTTCCGCTTCATGGCCCGCACGGTCCTCGACGAGGCGCCGATCTCGGTGTTCTCCGTGCTCACGACCAACGAGAAGTCGCACGACCTCGGCGTCGTGCTCGACGGCTCGACCCGCGCCGGCCGGGTCAACCACTACGCCTTCTGGGTCGACACGCGAGAGGAGCTGCTCATCGCGGCCGACATCCTCGGCGAGAACGGCTACCCGATCGAGTACGGCCCGTCGATCCACGGCATCGGCGAGCAGAACTTCCTCTACTACCGCGAACCCTCCACGCTGCGCATCGAGCTCAACACCGGCGGCTACCGCAACTACGTGCCGGACTGGGATGCCCAGACCTGGCGCCCGTCGCAGGGATCGAACAACTTCTACCGCAACAGCGTCATGCCCATGTCGATGACGGAGTCGTTCCCCCCGGCCGACGGTCCGTCGGCGACGGAGGAGGGCGTGCCCGACGAGATCCGCGACGCCCTGATCAACCCCTACGCCAAGCACGGCCAGGGCTGA
- a CDS encoding fumarylacetoacetate hydrolase family protein yields MTTTSEGLAAPFALARFRDGDSVRLGLVAGDRIRPLSADDLGAGDLNDFLAHADWDRLDALAEPGSTTVPEPVEGWMPLADVVLAAPVEPRQVLQAGANYRTHVVQLIMAGLTKGGESALSPDEVRAKAESIMDARAASGRPFIFLGLPQCVVGDDVPLVLPDYSQTHDWELELAVVIGREAFRVDPEHALDHVAGYTIVNDITTRDRVFPPDVGDIGADWYRSKNAPGFLPAGPFLVPATFVDPGDLSITLRLNGDVMQDATTAELVFDVRTLVAAASQTLPLLPGDLLLTGSPAGNGQHWKRYLRDGDVMTGTIEGLGTQVVRCLAEGPAV; encoded by the coding sequence ATGACGACGACGTCAGAGGGGCTCGCCGCCCCCTTCGCCCTCGCACGATTCCGCGACGGCGATTCCGTGCGTCTGGGCCTCGTCGCGGGTGACCGCATCCGGCCGCTCTCGGCCGACGACCTCGGCGCGGGTGACCTCAACGACTTCCTCGCGCACGCCGACTGGGATCGCCTGGACGCGCTGGCCGAGCCCGGCTCCACGACGGTCCCCGAGCCTGTCGAAGGGTGGATGCCGCTCGCCGACGTCGTGCTCGCGGCACCCGTCGAGCCCCGGCAGGTGCTGCAGGCGGGAGCCAACTACCGCACCCACGTGGTGCAGCTCATCATGGCGGGCCTCACCAAGGGCGGGGAGTCGGCCCTGTCGCCGGACGAGGTGCGCGCCAAGGCGGAGAGCATCATGGATGCCCGCGCCGCGAGCGGGCGTCCGTTCATCTTCCTGGGCCTCCCGCAGTGCGTCGTGGGCGACGACGTGCCGCTCGTGCTGCCCGACTACAGCCAGACGCACGACTGGGAGCTCGAGCTCGCCGTCGTGATCGGCCGCGAGGCGTTCCGCGTCGACCCCGAGCACGCTCTCGACCACGTCGCCGGGTACACGATCGTCAACGACATCACCACGCGCGACCGGGTCTTCCCGCCCGATGTCGGCGACATCGGAGCCGACTGGTACCGCTCCAAGAACGCTCCGGGGTTCCTCCCCGCCGGGCCGTTCCTGGTGCCGGCGACCTTCGTCGACCCCGGCGACCTGTCGATCACGCTCCGGCTCAACGGCGACGTGATGCAGGACGCCACGACCGCCGAGCTCGTCTTCGACGTCCGGACGCTCGTCGCCGCGGCATCCCAGACCCTCCCGCTCCTGCCGGGCGACCTGCTGCTGACGGGCAGCCCCGCCGGCAACGGCCAGCACTGGAAGCGGTACCTGCGCGACGGCGACGTCATGACGGGGACGATCGAGGGCCTGGGCACGCAGGTCGTCCGCTGCCTCGCGGAGGGGCCCGCGGTATGA
- a CDS encoding cyclase family protein, translating to MTGPSEDPRDLDRQNPEGEIAARARAYRNWGRWGEDDRLGTLNLIDAAKRVEAAGLVREGIVVSLSQPFDTDGPQTGWRRRTNPVHTMTDTGTDAERGNQGFPHGIGGADDVIAMPLQCSTQWDGLGHIFDHGDAWNGRRAGDVVTSDGDLVTGIEHTRTAFVTRGVLLDVARHLRPETGELEDGYAISAADLDATIAAQGPSSAVGRGDIVVVRTGRYTRARREGWNGYAGGPAAGLSLTTAGWLHRTQIAGIATDTWGFEVRPNEFDVPSFQPLHQVVIPNIGLSIGEMWDLDELAETCRRLGRYDFFLAAPTLPITGAVGSPVNPVAVL from the coding sequence ATGACCGGCCCCTCCGAAGACCCGCGCGACCTCGACCGGCAGAACCCCGAGGGCGAGATCGCGGCCCGGGCCCGCGCGTACCGCAACTGGGGCCGCTGGGGCGAGGACGACCGTCTCGGCACCCTCAACCTCATCGACGCCGCCAAGCGCGTCGAGGCCGCCGGTCTCGTGCGCGAGGGCATCGTCGTCTCCCTCTCTCAGCCGTTCGACACGGACGGTCCGCAGACCGGGTGGCGTCGCCGGACCAACCCGGTTCACACGATGACGGACACCGGCACCGACGCCGAGCGCGGCAACCAGGGGTTCCCGCACGGGATCGGCGGCGCGGACGACGTCATCGCGATGCCCCTTCAGTGCTCGACGCAGTGGGACGGCCTCGGTCACATCTTCGACCACGGGGATGCGTGGAACGGCCGCCGCGCAGGCGACGTGGTCACGAGCGACGGCGACCTCGTCACCGGCATCGAGCACACCCGCACGGCGTTCGTCACCCGGGGCGTCCTCCTCGACGTCGCCCGGCATCTGCGGCCCGAGACCGGCGAGCTCGAGGACGGCTACGCGATCTCCGCGGCCGACCTCGACGCGACGATCGCCGCCCAGGGCCCCTCCAGCGCGGTGGGTCGCGGCGACATCGTCGTGGTCCGCACCGGGCGCTACACCCGCGCCCGCCGCGAAGGCTGGAACGGCTACGCCGGCGGTCCCGCGGCGGGTCTGTCGCTGACCACCGCGGGCTGGCTCCACCGCACTCAGATCGCGGGGATCGCGACGGACACGTGGGGCTTCGAGGTGCGGCCGAACGAGTTCGACGTGCCGTCCTTCCAGCCGCTGCACCAAGTCGTCATCCCCAACATCGGCCTGTCGATCGGCGAGATGTGGGACCTCGACGAGCTCGCAGAGACGTGCCGCCGGCTCGGACGGTACGACTTCTTCCTCGCCGCTCCGACTCTCCCGATCACGGGAGCGGTCGGGTCGCCCGTCAATCCCGTCGCCGTCCTCTAG
- a CDS encoding FAD-dependent monooxygenase, with translation MTAVRKVAIAGSGVAGLAAAIQLAKAGVDVDLFEAKPELSALGSGISLQGNALRVFDALGAWDDIRAAGYAFEGLNLRAPGPGAPIVAQLPDVKTGGPDYPSAMGMPRPELARILLEHAQRAGANAHFGRKVTAIEQDAESVELFVDDESAGRYDLVIGADGLNSTVRDLIGIEQKPEPTGMGIWRSFVSRPAEVERSELYYGGPVYIAGYTPTGEDSMYAFLVEKAQDRFGVSDEDATRIMIEESRAYDGPWNDIRADLEGGAHANYTWFTKHLVDEPWNRGRVVIIGDAAHSCPPTIAQGAAQGLEDALVLTELLVQSDTLDQNLWDAFHARRLPRAKAVVEASVQLGQWQIDGDRDADAGGLIFGIAQQMALPA, from the coding sequence ATGACCGCAGTCCGCAAGGTCGCCATCGCCGGAAGCGGCGTGGCGGGACTCGCCGCCGCCATCCAGCTCGCCAAGGCCGGCGTCGACGTCGACCTGTTCGAGGCCAAGCCCGAGCTCAGCGCACTCGGGTCGGGCATCTCGCTGCAGGGCAATGCCCTCCGCGTCTTCGACGCTCTGGGCGCGTGGGACGACATCCGCGCGGCGGGCTACGCGTTCGAAGGGCTGAATCTCCGCGCCCCCGGACCGGGCGCACCCATCGTCGCGCAGCTGCCCGACGTCAAGACCGGCGGGCCGGACTATCCGTCGGCGATGGGGATGCCGCGTCCCGAACTGGCCCGCATCCTCCTCGAGCACGCGCAGCGCGCCGGCGCGAACGCGCACTTCGGTCGGAAGGTGACGGCCATCGAGCAGGATGCCGAGAGTGTGGAGCTCTTCGTCGACGACGAGTCCGCCGGGCGCTACGACCTCGTCATCGGTGCGGACGGCCTCAACTCCACCGTGCGCGACCTCATCGGCATCGAGCAGAAGCCCGAGCCCACCGGCATGGGGATCTGGCGGTCTTTCGTCTCGCGCCCGGCTGAGGTGGAGCGCAGCGAGCTCTACTACGGGGGACCCGTCTACATCGCCGGCTACACCCCCACCGGCGAGGACTCGATGTACGCGTTCCTCGTCGAGAAGGCTCAGGACCGCTTCGGGGTGAGCGACGAGGACGCGACCCGCATCATGATCGAGGAGTCCCGCGCCTACGACGGCCCGTGGAACGACATCCGCGCCGACCTCGAGGGCGGAGCGCACGCCAACTACACGTGGTTCACCAAGCATCTCGTCGACGAGCCGTGGAACCGGGGCCGCGTGGTCATCATCGGGGACGCCGCGCACAGCTGCCCGCCGACGATCGCCCAGGGTGCCGCCCAGGGCCTCGAGGACGCCCTGGTGCTCACCGAGCTGCTCGTGCAGTCCGACACGCTCGACCAGAACCTGTGGGACGCCTTCCACGCGCGCCGGCTTCCGCGCGCGAAGGCGGTCGTCGAGGCATCCGTCCAGCTCGGCCAGTGGCAGATCGACGGCGACCGCGACGCGGACGCGGGCGGACTGATCTTCGGCATCGCGCAGCAGATGGCGCTCCCCGCATGA
- a CDS encoding amidohydrolase family protein — MSDATTAPITDVHAHVLLPSLHAEVERRAPEGVAEAAALDLRRNGAESQAVSGPMVGARVPKLTSVAERLAAMDAQSVDRQWVSASPNHFYPWAPEGLGVWIASEANRLIAEHVAQAPDRLVGLGLVPLQHPSRILECLDDAVLGRGLAGVEISSFAGDVELSDERLEPFWARAEELGSIVFLHPFGCSLDERLDRFYLANTVGQPAENAVALSHLIFSGVLDRHPGLKVVTAHGGGYLPFAIGRSDRAWRVRPEARRCEHLPSTYLRRLWFDTVVHDPVAVRHLVEVAGGTQVVLGSDFPFDMGLDDPVGFVRGADLPAELTARIFSGNAEALLQTKVRA; from the coding sequence ATGAGCGACGCGACCACCGCACCGATCACCGACGTCCACGCGCACGTCCTCCTGCCGTCGCTGCACGCGGAGGTGGAGCGCCGCGCGCCCGAGGGGGTGGCGGAGGCGGCCGCGCTCGACCTTCGCCGCAACGGCGCCGAGAGTCAGGCCGTGTCGGGGCCGATGGTGGGCGCACGCGTGCCCAAGCTCACGTCGGTCGCCGAGCGCCTCGCCGCGATGGACGCGCAGAGCGTGGACCGCCAGTGGGTCAGCGCCTCGCCGAACCACTTCTATCCGTGGGCGCCGGAAGGCCTCGGCGTGTGGATCGCATCCGAGGCGAACCGCCTCATCGCCGAGCATGTCGCGCAGGCTCCCGACCGGCTGGTCGGTCTCGGCCTCGTACCGCTCCAGCATCCCTCCCGCATCCTGGAGTGCCTCGACGACGCTGTCCTCGGCCGGGGCCTCGCGGGCGTCGAGATCTCGTCGTTCGCGGGGGACGTCGAGCTGTCCGACGAGCGGCTCGAGCCGTTCTGGGCCCGCGCCGAGGAGCTCGGCTCGATCGTCTTCCTGCACCCCTTCGGCTGCAGCCTCGACGAGCGGCTCGACAGGTTCTACCTGGCGAACACCGTCGGACAGCCCGCCGAGAACGCCGTCGCGCTGTCGCACCTGATCTTCTCGGGCGTCCTCGACCGCCACCCCGGGCTCAAGGTCGTCACCGCCCATGGCGGCGGGTACCTGCCGTTCGCGATCGGCCGCTCCGACCGGGCGTGGCGCGTGCGTCCCGAGGCGCGGCGGTGCGAGCACCTGCCGTCGACGTACCTCCGCAGGCTCTGGTTCGACACGGTGGTGCACGACCCCGTGGCCGTGCGTCACCTGGTCGAGGTGGCCGGCGGCACGCAGGTCGTGCTCGGCAGCGACTTCCCCTTCGACATGGGGCTCGACGACCCGGTCGGCTTCGTGCGGGGTGCCGACCTCCCGGCAGAGCTCACCGCGCGGATTTTCTCGGGCAATGCGGAGGCCCTCCTCCAGACGAAGGTGCGCGCATGA
- a CDS encoding fumarylacetoacetate hydrolase family protein: MIDDRVVPFPDGRTVADILAGGVDAAHAAFARVKDEPGTALEHVRLLAPVVPASVRDFVAFEEHVEGVSAGVEGRSFVAPEWYEAPTFYFTNPHTILGPGDAVSPPVTRRLDFELEVAVVIGNAPEVGESNLTAGDAASRIFGYTIMNDWSARDVQAREMKVRLGPAKGKDFGTALGPWIVTADELEQYLDADGFLAVRAEVRVNGDLVGEDLVSNMGWPFPELVAYASRNARVVPGDVLGSGTVGNGGCLGELWGRGSTLPALQEGDEVRMTVEGIGELVGTVGPVVVPPELPPARPRSRARRR; this comes from the coding sequence GTGATCGACGACCGCGTCGTCCCGTTCCCGGACGGCCGAACCGTTGCCGACATCCTGGCGGGAGGTGTGGATGCCGCGCACGCCGCCTTCGCCCGTGTGAAAGACGAGCCCGGCACGGCGCTCGAGCACGTGAGGCTGCTGGCGCCCGTGGTCCCGGCATCCGTCCGCGACTTCGTGGCCTTCGAGGAGCACGTGGAGGGCGTCAGCGCCGGGGTCGAGGGCAGGAGCTTCGTCGCCCCCGAGTGGTACGAGGCGCCGACCTTCTACTTCACGAACCCGCACACGATCCTCGGACCCGGTGACGCCGTCTCGCCGCCGGTCACCAGGCGCCTCGACTTCGAGCTCGAGGTCGCCGTCGTCATCGGCAACGCGCCGGAGGTGGGCGAGTCGAATCTGACGGCGGGGGATGCGGCATCCCGGATCTTCGGCTACACGATCATGAACGACTGGTCGGCGCGCGACGTCCAGGCCCGCGAGATGAAGGTGCGCCTCGGCCCCGCGAAGGGGAAGGACTTCGGCACGGCCCTCGGCCCGTGGATCGTCACGGCCGACGAGCTCGAGCAGTATCTCGACGCCGACGGGTTCCTCGCCGTCCGCGCCGAGGTGCGCGTCAACGGCGACCTCGTCGGCGAGGACCTGGTGTCGAACATGGGATGGCCTTTCCCCGAGCTCGTCGCCTACGCCTCGCGCAACGCCCGGGTCGTGCCCGGCGATGTGCTCGGCAGCGGCACGGTCGGCAACGGCGGATGCCTCGGCGAGCTGTGGGGGCGAGGCTCGACCCTCCCCGCCCTGCAGGAGGGCGACGAAGTCCGGATGACGGTCGAAGGCATCGGCGAGCTGGTCGGCACGGTCGGCCCGGTCGTCGTGCCGCCGGAGCTGCCGCCCGCGCGCCCGCGCTCCCGCGCCCGCCGCCGCTGA